A portion of the Thermoflexus sp. genome contains these proteins:
- a CDS encoding NADH-quinone oxidoreductase subunit M: MVISAVALPILSFIVFTPLVGALILLLIPRHQKEAARVFAATVSGFTLLLALWAFLAYDRTAGGYQFVERMSWLPQLGIHYYVGVDGVSLPLVLLSALVLLTGVLVSWNIEDRPHELFAFMLLLASGIMGVFVARNLVLLFFFYEIAIFPKYFLIAIWGSTRKEYAAMKLVLYTLVGSIIALVGALALYFVSPVRTFDMDVLRELAARGAFARTVEVFGQTVRFDYLWFLPVFLGFAVTAGLWPFHNWVPDGHSAAPTAGSMFLAGVVMKVGAYSALRVGIELMPGGAVYWLPVVVFLAVVAALYSAAISLVQEDLKYVIAFSSIGHMAFVIIGFAAMNVTGMTGAVLQMFSHGVMAAILFATVGMVYDRAHTRYLAHLGGFARAMPMATLGFILGGLVAMGMPGFSGFVAEFQVFAGIWAARDMAWWYPWVAILAAPSIALSAAYILRALQSTFFGELNRERYPQVGDITALDKVAIIILAVWFVLIGVFPRVMTDLIQTGVEPIATLLQGAMVASIR; the protein is encoded by the coding sequence ATGGTGATCTCGGCGGTGGCTCTTCCTATTCTCAGCTTCATTGTCTTTACGCCCCTCGTGGGGGCCTTGATCCTGCTGCTGATCCCGCGCCATCAGAAAGAAGCGGCGCGGGTCTTCGCGGCGACGGTCTCCGGCTTCACGCTGTTGCTGGCCCTCTGGGCATTCCTGGCTTACGACCGGACGGCCGGGGGATATCAGTTCGTGGAGCGGATGTCGTGGCTTCCCCAGCTCGGCATCCATTATTACGTGGGTGTGGATGGGGTGAGCCTTCCCCTGGTGTTGCTCTCGGCCCTCGTGCTCTTGACGGGCGTGCTGGTGTCCTGGAATATTGAGGATCGCCCCCATGAGCTGTTCGCCTTCATGCTGCTTCTGGCCAGTGGCATCATGGGGGTCTTCGTGGCGCGGAACCTGGTGTTGCTGTTCTTCTTTTATGAGATCGCCATTTTCCCTAAATATTTCCTGATTGCCATCTGGGGCTCCACCCGCAAAGAATACGCGGCGATGAAGCTGGTGCTCTACACCCTGGTGGGCTCCATCATCGCCCTGGTGGGCGCGCTGGCCCTCTATTTCGTCTCCCCCGTCCGCACCTTCGATATGGATGTGCTTCGAGAGCTGGCTGCCCGGGGCGCTTTCGCTCGGACAGTGGAGGTGTTCGGCCAGACGGTGCGCTTTGATTATCTCTGGTTCCTGCCGGTTTTCCTGGGCTTCGCGGTGACGGCAGGCCTGTGGCCGTTCCACAACTGGGTGCCGGATGGCCACTCGGCGGCGCCAACGGCGGGCTCCATGTTCCTGGCCGGGGTGGTGATGAAGGTCGGTGCCTACAGCGCACTGCGAGTGGGGATCGAGCTGATGCCTGGGGGAGCGGTCTACTGGCTGCCGGTGGTGGTCTTTCTGGCTGTGGTCGCCGCTCTGTATTCTGCTGCGATCTCCTTAGTGCAGGAGGACCTCAAATACGTGATCGCTTTCTCCAGTATCGGCCACATGGCCTTCGTGATCATTGGGTTTGCGGCGATGAACGTGACCGGGATGACAGGAGCAGTCCTTCAGATGTTCTCCCATGGAGTGATGGCGGCGATCCTGTTCGCAACGGTGGGGATGGTTTACGATCGGGCGCACACCCGTTACCTGGCCCACCTGGGCGGTTTCGCCCGGGCGATGCCGATGGCCACCCTGGGTTTCATCCTGGGGGGGCTGGTGGCGATGGGGATGCCCGGCTTCTCCGGCTTCGTGGCCGAGTTCCAGGTCTTCGCGGGGATCTGGGCGGCCCGGGACATGGCCTGGTGGTATCCCTGGGTGGCCATCCTGGCAGCGCCCAGCATCGCCCTCTCCGCCGCCTACATCCTGCGGGCGCTTCAGTCGACGTTCTTCGGGGAGCTGAATCGGGAACGCTATCCTCAAGTGGGAGATATCACCGCCCTGGATAAAGTCGCCATCATCATCCTGGCGGTGTGGTTTGTTCTGATCGGCGTGTTTCCTCGAGTGATGACGGATTTGATTCAGACCGGCGTGGAGCCCATTGCGACGCTGTTGCAGGGCGCGATGGTCGCTTCCATCCGCTAA
- the atpB gene encoding F0F1 ATP synthase subunit A has translation MGKLIRRMGPYVLLGLIALLSCGVGGQAAFWLLGGLRDLLRGAGVTFLSSATGWVGILLADALVIALVLWGLRDTRVIRYFQLLVVAPLILGFVLGISLFFGTLGQGLPIGGKPLKAVLPVILVKPEPLTGPVLFGAPLTNTMVAMVLVDLVVLGLGVLAARRAGPLPPPVRGLGILVNLFEFLIEALYENLAKVVLGPRARHVFPLVATIFLMVLTANWMGLIPGFDSIGKVEPAHGHEGGYAVIHWGPFTLLTAEPAAADGHGKEGGEPHEAKAEGFVLVPYLRALSTDLNFTIGLALVAVFMVQVWGVRALGPGYFWKFFNVKAIRRGFMGIIEFFVSLLELISEVAKIVSFSFRLFGNIFAGHVLLGIMIFLLPLLIPAVFYGLEIFVGLIQAFIFMMLTMVFIALATAGHGEEHSEGHH, from the coding sequence ATGGGCAAATTGATCCGACGAATGGGCCCTTATGTGCTGCTCGGACTCATCGCCTTGCTCTCATGCGGGGTAGGGGGGCAGGCGGCTTTCTGGTTGCTGGGCGGTTTGAGGGATCTCCTGCGAGGGGCAGGTGTAACCTTCCTGTCCTCCGCGACAGGTTGGGTGGGGATCCTTCTCGCGGATGCGCTGGTGATCGCGCTGGTCCTTTGGGGCCTGCGGGATACGCGGGTGATCCGTTATTTCCAGTTGCTGGTTGTGGCGCCTCTTATTCTGGGCTTTGTGTTGGGGATCTCGCTGTTCTTCGGGACCCTGGGGCAGGGTCTCCCCATCGGTGGGAAACCTCTGAAGGCCGTTCTCCCGGTGATCCTGGTGAAGCCAGAGCCTCTGACGGGGCCCGTGCTCTTCGGTGCGCCGCTCACCAATACCATGGTCGCGATGGTCCTGGTGGATCTGGTCGTTCTGGGGCTGGGCGTCCTGGCAGCCCGACGGGCCGGGCCGCTTCCACCTCCCGTTCGAGGGCTGGGGATCCTGGTCAATCTCTTCGAGTTCCTCATTGAGGCTCTGTATGAGAACTTGGCCAAAGTGGTCCTGGGCCCCCGGGCGCGCCATGTCTTCCCTCTGGTGGCCACAATCTTTCTGATGGTGCTCACAGCGAACTGGATGGGTCTGATCCCCGGCTTCGATTCTATTGGGAAGGTGGAGCCGGCGCATGGCCATGAAGGGGGCTATGCGGTGATCCATTGGGGGCCCTTCACCCTCCTGACCGCGGAGCCGGCAGCGGCGGATGGCCATGGGAAGGAAGGTGGGGAGCCTCATGAGGCGAAAGCGGAGGGCTTCGTTCTGGTCCCCTATCTCCGCGCCCTGAGCACCGATCTCAACTTCACCATCGGCCTTGCCCTCGTGGCCGTCTTCATGGTGCAGGTATGGGGCGTGCGAGCTCTGGGTCCGGGCTACTTCTGGAAGTTCTTTAACGTGAAAGCCATCCGGCGGGGTTTCATGGGGATCATTGAATTCTTCGTGAGCCTCCTGGAGCTTATCAGCGAAGTGGCGAAGATTGTGTCCTTCTCCTTCCGATTATTTGGGAACATCTTTGCCGGGCATGTGCTGCTCGGGATCATGATCTTTCTGCTCCCTTTGCTGATTCCGGCGGTCTTCTATGGCCTGGAGATCTTCGTGGGGCTGATCCAGGCTTTTATCTTTATGATGCTCACGATGGTCTTCATCGCCCTGGCCACTGCAGGGCATGGGGAG
- a CDS encoding NADH-quinone oxidoreductase subunit N has translation MELSWWAHLWSVLPEIVLVLAAALMMAVDAWMPEGRKRELGYWAIGGLAAALVVTAVQAAQLTIGIAAPYEALGGSVRADLAAMLFRIIFLLAGILTVAISMDFRPLRQSGEYYTLLLISVLGMGLMGAAVNLVTLYLALETVGIALYLLAGYLRDTPRSAEAGLKYFLFGVFSSTIMLYGLALIYGFTGEISYARIAQALAGLPTPAVMAALLLVLVGFGFKVSAVPFHFWTPDVYEGAPTPVTAFISVASKAAGFAVLIRAMIEAFPTAQGNWVAIMAALAFVTMTVGNLLAIPQRNLKRLLAYSSIAQAGYILIGVAAASPLGVAASIFYLGIYTLTNIAAFAVAVIMTNVTGSEEIRDLAGLSRRAPGLALAMLAALLSLGGIPPLVGFFAKLFVFAAAIESGLVWLAIAGVLNAMVAFYYYIMVARAMYVDRSPEEEKPVWISRPARLTLWFTVAGVLLLTVMVYPLYQLAQMAAQAF, from the coding sequence ATGGAGTTATCCTGGTGGGCGCATCTGTGGTCGGTCCTGCCGGAGATCGTGCTGGTGCTGGCGGCCGCCCTCATGATGGCCGTGGACGCCTGGATGCCGGAGGGGCGGAAGCGGGAGCTGGGCTACTGGGCCATCGGCGGGCTGGCGGCGGCCCTGGTGGTGACCGCAGTCCAGGCGGCCCAACTCACGATTGGGATCGCAGCCCCTTATGAGGCCTTGGGGGGCTCGGTGCGGGCTGATCTGGCGGCGATGTTGTTTCGGATCATCTTCCTGCTTGCAGGGATCCTCACTGTGGCCATCTCAATGGATTTCCGCCCGCTTCGCCAGAGCGGCGAGTATTACACCCTCCTGCTCATCTCGGTCCTCGGGATGGGGTTGATGGGGGCGGCGGTCAATCTGGTGACCCTGTATCTGGCCCTGGAGACGGTGGGGATTGCCCTTTATTTGCTGGCGGGATATCTGCGAGACACGCCCCGATCGGCGGAGGCTGGGTTGAAGTATTTCCTGTTCGGCGTCTTCAGTTCCACGATTATGCTTTACGGCCTGGCGTTGATTTACGGTTTTACCGGCGAAATCTCCTATGCTCGCATCGCCCAGGCCCTGGCCGGGCTGCCTACCCCGGCGGTGATGGCGGCTCTCCTGCTGGTTCTGGTGGGTTTCGGCTTTAAGGTCTCTGCCGTGCCCTTCCATTTCTGGACCCCCGATGTGTATGAAGGGGCGCCAACGCCGGTGACCGCTTTCATCTCCGTAGCCTCCAAGGCGGCGGGTTTCGCGGTCCTGATCCGGGCGATGATCGAGGCATTCCCCACTGCGCAGGGGAACTGGGTGGCGATCATGGCCGCCCTCGCCTTTGTCACGATGACCGTGGGGAATCTCCTGGCCATCCCGCAGCGGAACCTCAAGCGGCTGCTGGCGTATTCGAGCATCGCCCAGGCTGGATACATCTTGATCGGGGTTGCCGCGGCCAGCCCCCTGGGGGTCGCCGCCTCGATCTTTTACCTGGGAATCTACACCTTGACGAACATCGCGGCCTTCGCGGTCGCGGTGATCATGACCAACGTCACCGGAAGCGAGGAGATCCGGGACCTGGCGGGACTGTCCCGGCGGGCGCCGGGGCTGGCCCTGGCCATGCTGGCCGCTCTCCTTTCGCTTGGGGGAATTCCACCGTTGGTGGGTTTCTTCGCCAAGCTGTTCGTCTTCGCCGCGGCGATCGAGAGCGGTCTGGTCTGGCTGGCTATCGCCGGCGTACTCAACGCGATGGTTGCGTTTTATTACTACATCATGGTGGCCCGAGCCATGTATGTGGACCGTTCGCCGGAGGAGGAGAAGCCTGTCTGGATCTCCCGCCCCGCCCGACTCACGCTGTGGTTCACTGTGGCAGGGGTGCTGTTATTAACCGTTATGGTGTATCCGCTTTATCAGCTGGCCCAAATGGCGGCTCAGGCTTTTTAG
- a CDS encoding AtpZ/AtpI family protein has translation MKTSRRGWIRVWNLALAGVLSQIGFIPVVAVVGAMLCGLWLDLRLGTRPVFTAACMIVGAALGLVVMVRTAMTAAAQFRIERPRKPEQPGSESSSTFEEPSS, from the coding sequence ATGAAAACATCGAGGCGTGGGTGGATCCGGGTCTGGAATCTGGCGCTGGCGGGGGTGCTTTCTCAGATCGGTTTTATCCCCGTGGTGGCGGTGGTGGGGGCGATGCTCTGCGGGCTCTGGCTGGATCTCCGTTTGGGGACCCGGCCGGTGTTTACCGCCGCGTGCATGATCGTAGGCGCGGCTCTGGGGTTGGTGGTGATGGTCCGCACGGCGATGACCGCAGCCGCCCAGTTTCGCATCGAGCGGCCCCGAAAGCCAGAGCAACCGGGATCGGAATCCTCCAGCACGTTTGAAGAGCCATCATCTTGA